ACTGCTCTTCCGATACATGATATACTGAGTCTTGGATGCTGAATTTAGCTGCAGAaggttattttattacaatttttttattttttataaatacaattacaccaacaaacaaacagactAATAAGCAAAAGGTACTATAatttataatgtatgtatgtaccgATACATGGCAGAGAAAGAAAAGGTAATGGGCAATCAGAGAGAAATTTGTAAAAACCTAAGCAAAGGCTTCCAGAGTGAAGATTGTATTCTTGATCAATTCAGTGAACTGTAATAATGGAGTTTCAATACACCAAATAGAGCGAATGATTGAATTTTGCTAATGATAGTAGAATTCAGATGATTCTGATTGTCTTGCAAGACCCATTCCTCCAAACCTCCAGCACGCACAACATCATGATGCAGAGAGAGTGGAAATGAAGCAATTCAAGAGAGCTTCAACCCTTGCAGCAGTGAGGGAGGCACATTAGCTCAGCGAGGGAGAAAAGCTCTCTCTCGTGGTGTAGTGCTTATCCACAGAGCTTGCAGGGCTGCCGCTCTGAGCCTGTTTGAAGATGACAGTTCTTCAGTGATGCTGTCTTCATTTCAGCTTTAGTCTGTGTGCAAAACATAAAGCATAACCATCAGCTTTCTTTTgactgcttctttttttttgtctatgcTCCAGGGATATCTTTTCATCTCTGTGCTGGTGAACAGTAACAGTGAACTGATCAGGCTGATTAACAATGCCATCAAGAATGACCTGTCCAGCCGAAACCCCACCTTCATGTGTCTGGCTCTGCACTGCATCGCCAACGTGGGCAGCAGAGAGATGGCCGAGGCCTTCGCTGGAGAGATTCCTCGCATCCTTGTGGCTGGGTGAGCAACTTTGGGTTGGAAGGATTGTGTGAGAGGGATTTAGATTGAAGGACCTTGCATGAGGAGAAAAAGAGGATTAATAAAGTATGTATTAAAGTGTGTATTTGTGGTGTCACATGTAAGAAAAGTGAAATGCTTTCTTGTGTTCAGTTTTAGAGATTATGATTTGGTTTTTTTGACCGTTATagcctacacttttttttttaaggcaagaCAATACAGGCAAAACCCATTGTTTTTTTCAggcactggtcaattttgaggATTTGttccggtaacactttagaagagagaacacattcactattaactaagagttttctctgaacaaactcctaatttgctgcttatttaatagttagtatggtagttgttaaattatggggtggattaagggatctaaaatatgttcatgtagaataaggctttaatatgtgcttttataagtactaattaaCAGCCATTATGATAGCAatatacatgctaataagcaactaattaatagtgagaattggttttttaaataaagtgttaccatttgtcCTATTTGCTTCCAtaacttgttttcttttaaactagttaaaaaataaaaccgccaaaatacacatttaattttatatagatagatagatagatatagagagagatctatctatcgatctaccTACCTACACATtagagctgtgcaattaatcgaaatACAGTTTCGATTTCAGTTTCGGCTTCCAGCGATTATGAAAATGCAATAATCAAGATAAAAAGATTATTGTGCCCCATTCCACCCCTCGAGCAGTGCAGTTTCACTCTCCATACAAGCCCAAGATCACGTGCAAATCAGTAAAAATCGTGTAATGTGGCACCGCAAAATGGGCTTAATTTGTtcgatttatttgtgtttttaaaatcagTGTGCATGCGCTCAGACACGGAACAAAACTGACAAGTGAAGTGAATTTTTAGCTAAGGTGTGTGCCTAAATGGCCAAATACACACAGGGATGTTTCAAAATGTAGCACTTGGTGATTATTCATGTAAATCCTCATcaattatgtcttaagtgaacataACGTGTATAACATTAAATTGGATCTGTGAGGCTCTTAAAGTGACAACAGGTAATATTCCTTCTGCCGCCTGTGTGCTTAATAtcaatcaaacaacaaaatacaaagagaaaattACTGGTTTCTGACTGAaggacttttgtagctttaataagacaCAAAACAAGTTTAAATCTTACAGTGAAGAATATgccgttttattttatatttgattattcaatttctgtagttTACTGTATACTAGCTGAATGCTTAActtaaagcactgtttgtttcatttatataattttttcttatgTAGTTGaccttttactttttgttttagttGTATTACTGGGTTTATTTTTCAATACTTTCTGAggattgttatattttattagtttttttacttGTATAAGTTGCCCTAGTGTTCTGCTGTGTAATTGAGAATTGTGAAATTTCACTGGTATttacttaaaatgtatatttgacaTCTTTAAATTAATCACTTCCATAAAGTTTTGATCATATGACCCACTCATAATCACgttaaataatcgtgattacagtattgaccaaaataatagtgattatgatttttcccattcacacacacattttattcttaaaattatggtgcaaatgtatttttttatggttgttgacagtattttctcatTCATGGAGGgattaaaatgatatataaaatCCCCATAAAAGCTTGTTTGtcagcaaaatgaaaattttgtaccTGGCTTTATCCAATTTGTACTGTGATTTTAACCAGCTGGGGAAAGTATGGTGATATATATTGGTTAAGATTTTTACCTTATTCACATGCTATAGATAACTAATGTAGTTCCTATTCTAATGGCAGGGACACTATGGACAGTGTGAAACAGTCAGCTGCTCTCTGTCTCCTCCGTTTGTATAAGACCTCCCCAGACCTGGTGCTCATGGGAGAATGGACCTCTAGAGTGGTGCACCTGCTCAATGACCAGCACATGGTAAGTCTGGCACATAGGAAACCACCACCTCATGATGTTCATATGATGTGTGTAAAATGTACTCTTTTATAGATCAACATggtttatttagttattgcattttaaaaggcttctttctgatttctgattgTTCTTTTCTCAGGGTGTGGTCACTGCTGCAATCTCCCTGATCACCTGTCTCAGCCAGAAGAACCCTGATGAGTTCAAGACCTGTGTGTCGCTTGCTGTGTCACGACTCAGcagggtgagtgtgtgtttatgtgagccGATAGACCAGAGTTTCCTGAATAGGTTGCAGTCCTTTTAGACTTTGTGAGATTGATCAGAATGCCaattctttttatgaatgaatgcatgcatgcaactttgttcaacaaagaatcctgaaaaaaactaaaacattaaagcagcacaactttaaCCATAATACTAGGAAATGGTTCTTGAGCCGTAAATCTACATAttttactgatttctgaaggatcgtgtgacactgaagtctagaGTAATGACAGGCAccggaatacattacattttaaaatatattaaaatatatattttttttttaaatgctaataatatttcaaaatattactgttttattatattttgatcagATATATCATTGGATCCTTGGTGTGTATTtaacttaaatgtaaaatgttaattctATATAAAAAGAATAGCAAGTAACAATAGAAATATTTCATAGATTAACATTTCAAATTTGTtgggttaatttttttatttataatgcattaaaattataatttttgtactTACAGCAAAAATCTGTAGTTGGTTCATCCTGCCATCTTTtcatagttttctttatttgccATGTTTATCACTAAAAAACACATGACAGTTTTATGAAATGTTCAATTCTTTGCAGCCCCAAATTCATGTGTtcttctctttttatttattcatgtatttattatttccaTTCTCAGATTGTGTCTTCAGCCTCCACTGACCTGCAGGACTACACCTACTACTTCGTTCCTGCTCCGTGGTTGTCCTGCAAGCTGCTGCGACTCCTGCAGTGCTACCCACCGCCTGAGGATGGTGCCGTGAAGGGACGGCTGGTGGAGTGTCTCGAAACTATCCTCAACAAAGCCCAAGAGCCACCCAAATCCAAGAAGGTTCAGCACTCCAATGCCAAGAATGCCATCCTCTTTGAAGCCATTTCTCTTATCATCCACTATGACAGGTTCAAGTTGTCTCCATTTCTTTTGCCCCCCATAGGAAGtttacaaacaattaaaaacacacattttaggAATCATTTTTGTACGTATGGATTCATGAGTAGGGATGGGTATCatttaaggttttaacggtattactactcttaccgatactgcttaacggtccggtactttaacggtattcttatcggtactttgtgttgtgttactttgtgttgtgttaggggccgttcacatattgcgtcatttgcgcgctcaagtttgttatttccaatgtaggttatagaagcgacgcggtcgcgacacgcacgcggtgcgacgcgctcgttttttccaggcgcgtccgcaccgcatcgggTTAAAAATatcgcgcatgagagatctcgcagatctcacaaaCAAATGTCTTAATATcggaaattagaaatgtttggtaagataaaatgtgcacgataacattattaagcaaatctcttcgccatcgtcactctttattattacaGGGGTTTTtttcgtactgtgtgtgtgcgccgtgctcgttgtggtgtgtgtgactgacagacagcctctgcGGCgggcatgagagatctcgcagatctcacagacaaacgtcttaatataatcacacattagaaatgtttggtgagataaaatgtgcacattattaagcaaaaatacatagtacattaatttttttacgtccagtaccgaaagcagcaCCGATAGCGTCAGGTCTTACTGATGCtatggtctttcataatttagccccggggccagtttaataccgggtttcggtacccatccctattcATGAgtgatttatataaaaatgtattgtgcttgttttttttttttttaattgatcacTGTTTAAATGATctgaaattatgttttgatagttctatctgttgtatttaatCTCTCTTCATGGCCCGATTCTCAACAGTGAGCCGAATCTTCTTGTGCGGGCATGTAATCAGCTGGGCCAGTTCTTACAGCATAGAGAGACCAACCTGCGCTACTTGGCCCTGGAAAGCATGTGCACCCTTGCCAGCTCTGAGTTTTCCCATGAAGCAGTTAAAACGCACATAGAGACAGTCATCAATGCCCTGAAGGTAAGTGGATAGATTCTGCATTCTTACAAAACAAGGTCTctcttttatttttcagcaataaaaagtttttttaatttttttttatggcagATTCATTCTTTTATTATTCATGGACATGGTTTATAACAGTTTAATTCTATTTCTTCTGCTGGCAGACTGAGAGGGATGTCAGCGTGCGTCAGAGAGCTGCTGACCTCCTCTATGCCATGTGTGACCGCAGCAATTCCAAGCAGATTGTCGCAGAGATGCTGAGCTACCTGGAGACAGCCGACTACTCCATCAGAGAGGAAATGGTGCGTCTCTCTTCATCTCTTCCATGTCTCTTCAGCCACAGCTCATTGTTTTAATGTGTGACTCCTGTGTCTGTAGGTACTGAAGGTGGCCGTCCTGGCAGAGAAATATGCAGTAGACTACTCCTGGTACGTGGATACCATTCTGAACCTAATCCGCATTGCTGGGGATTACGTCAGTGAGGAAGTGTGGTACCGTGTCATCCAGATCGTCATCAACCGTGACGATGTGCAGGGATATGCAGCCAAGACAGTCTTTGAGGTAAATGACACCAGATGCTCAAATAGTCACTTCTTGAACACATTCAAAAAATTTATTTCCGCCATCATTATGACACTTCGTTTcctgctctgtttttttttttttcttcacaggcTTTGCAGGCTCCAGCTTGTCATGAGAACATGGTAAAGGTTGGAGGCTACATACTGGGAGAGTTTGGTAACCTGATTGCTGGTGATCCTCGTTCCAGGTGAGTTATTTAGCCACTCATATCAGCGTTTTCTGACATCACACTTTGGATGTGATTTTATCTTACTCTGCTGTACTAATGATgtcctctttttcttttctttttttccactttcTATTTCCTTCATCTTTGCTGTAATCTAAAATTCTTCAAATTGTTCCCATTCATCCCACCTCTGTTCTTCCATCTCACTAGTCCTTTGGTTCAGTTTAACCTGCTCCACTCTAAGTTTCACCTGTGTTCAGTCCCCACGCGTGCCCTGCTGCTTTCTGCCTATATTAAGTTCATTAATCTGTTCCCGGAGACAAAGAGCACCATTCAGGAAGTGCTGCGCTCTGACAGCCAGATCAGGAACAGTGATGTTGAACTGCAGCAGAGAGCTGTGGAGTATCTCAAACTGTCCTCCATCGCCAGCACCGATGTCCTGGTGAGATCGCACTCTTTTTCACACACTTTGTTGATTTGTGTCGCACCATTTATTTGCATGATCATCTGTGTCACTGTGTGTAACTGTAGGCCACAGTGCTTGAGGAGATGCCTCCGTTCCCAGAGAGAGAGTCGTCCATCCTAGCCAAGCTGAAAAAGAAGAAAGGACCAGGAGCCGTGTCTGTAAATGAGCTagaggagggaaagagagagggaggagaaCTCAATGGAGGGGGAGAAAGAGGAGACAGCTCTGCCATCGCTGGATCTAATGCTGTGAGAGACACAAACAAATATGGAGAACACTGCTTTGAAATTTTTATATCTGCGCTACAGTTAAACATTTGGGGGTCAGAGTTTCTATTCattgaagaatcctgaaaaaaaaattatcagcaaatcagcttattagaatgatttctgaaggatcatgtgacactgaagactgaatta
The sequence above is a segment of the Carassius carassius chromosome 9, fCarCar2.1, whole genome shotgun sequence genome. Coding sequences within it:
- the LOC132149184 gene encoding AP-2 complex subunit alpha-2-like isoform X2 encodes the protein MPAVSKGDGMRGLAVFISDIRNCKSKEAEIKRINKELANIRSKFKGDKALDGYSKKKYVCKLLFIFLLGHDIDFGHMEAVNLLSSNKYTEKQIGYLFISVLVNSNSELIRLINNAIKNDLSSRNPTFMCLALHCIANVGSREMAEAFAGEIPRILVAGDTMDSVKQSAALCLLRLYKTSPDLVLMGEWTSRVVHLLNDQHMGVVTAAISLITCLSQKNPDEFKTCVSLAVSRLSRIVSSASTDLQDYTYYFVPAPWLSCKLLRLLQCYPPPEDGAVKGRLVECLETILNKAQEPPKSKKVQHSNAKNAILFEAISLIIHYDSEPNLLVRACNQLGQFLQHRETNLRYLALESMCTLASSEFSHEAVKTHIETVINALKTERDVSVRQRAADLLYAMCDRSNSKQIVAEMLSYLETADYSIREEMVLKVAVLAEKYAVDYSWYVDTILNLIRIAGDYVSEEVWYRVIQIVINRDDVQGYAAKTVFEALQAPACHENMVKVGGYILGEFGNLIAGDPRSSPLVQFNLLHSKFHLCSVPTRALLLSAYIKFINLFPETKSTIQEVLRSDSQIRNSDVELQQRAVEYLKLSSIASTDVLATVLEEMPPFPERESSILAKLKKKKGPGAVSVNELEEGKREGGELNGGGERGDSSAIAGSNASTPSPSADLLGLRTGPPVTAAAPSAGSLLVDVFSEAGVNDDGFLSSAPPSVVSEDPATPLPESNELLNKFVCKNNGVLFENQLLQIGIKSEYRQNLGRMYLFYGNKTSVQFITFTTTVTCPGELQSQLNVQSKPVEPLIEGGAQVQQVINIECLTDFSDAPLLNIKFRYGGALQNLTLKLPVTINKFFQPTEMASHDFFQRWKQLSLPQQEAQKIFKANHAMDTEVLKAKLLGLGMALLENVDPNPENFVCAGVIQTKAQQVGSLLRLEPNAQAQMYRLTVRSSKDTVSKRLCELLAEQF
- the LOC132149184 gene encoding AP-2 complex subunit alpha-2-like isoform X1; the protein is MPAVSKGDGMRGLAVFISDIRNCKSKEAEIKRINKELANIRSKFKGDKALDGYSKKKYVCKLLFIFLLGHDIDFGHMEAVNLLSSNKYTEKQIGYLFISVLVNSNSELIRLINNAIKNDLSSRNPTFMCLALHCIANVGSREMAEAFAGEIPRILVAGDTMDSVKQSAALCLLRLYKTSPDLVLMGEWTSRVVHLLNDQHMGVVTAAISLITCLSQKNPDEFKTCVSLAVSRLSRIVSSASTDLQDYTYYFVPAPWLSCKLLRLLQCYPPPEDGAVKGRLVECLETILNKAQEPPKSKKVQHSNAKNAILFEAISLIIHYDSEPNLLVRACNQLGQFLQHRETNLRYLALESMCTLASSEFSHEAVKTHIETVINALKTERDVSVRQRAADLLYAMCDRSNSKQIVAEMLSYLETADYSIREEMVLKVAVLAEKYAVDYSWYVDTILNLIRIAGDYVSEEVWYRVIQIVINRDDVQGYAAKTVFEALQAPACHENMVKVGGYILGEFGNLIAGDPRSSPLVQFNLLHSKFHLCSVPTRALLLSAYIKFINLFPETKSTIQEVLRSDSQIRNSDVELQQRAVEYLKLSSIASTDVLATVLEEMPPFPERESSILAKLKKKKGPGAVSVNELEEGKREGGELNGGGERGDSSAIAGSNASTPSPSADLLGLRTGPPVTAAAPSAGSLLVDVFSEAGVNDDGFLRDLEPPTESSDSLLAEGPGDSDSAPPSVVSEDPATPLPESNELLNKFVCKNNGVLFENQLLQIGIKSEYRQNLGRMYLFYGNKTSVQFITFTTTVTCPGELQSQLNVQSKPVEPLIEGGAQVQQVINIECLTDFSDAPLLNIKFRYGGALQNLTLKLPVTINKFFQPTEMASHDFFQRWKQLSLPQQEAQKIFKANHAMDTEVLKAKLLGLGMALLENVDPNPENFVCAGVIQTKAQQVGSLLRLEPNAQAQMYRLTVRSSKDTVSKRLCELLAEQF
- the LOC132149184 gene encoding AP-2 complex subunit alpha-2-like isoform X3, with amino-acid sequence MPAVSKGDGMRGLAVFISDIRNCKSKEAEIKRINKELANIRSKFKGDKALDGYSKKKYVCKLLFIFLLGHDIDFGHMEAVNLLSSNKYTEKQIGYLFISVLVNSNSELIRLINNAIKNDLSSRNPTFMCLALHCIANVGSREMAEAFAGEIPRILVAGDTMDSVKQSAALCLLRLYKTSPDLVLMGEWTSRVVHLLNDQHMGVVTAAISLITCLSQKNPDEFKTCVSLAVSRLSRIVSSASTDLQDYTYYFVPAPWLSCKLLRLLQCYPPPEDGAVKGRLVECLETILNKAQEPPKSKKVQHSNAKNAILFEAISLIIHYDSEPNLLVRACNQLGQFLQHRETNLRYLALESMCTLASSEFSHEAVKTHIETVINALKTERDVSVRQRAADLLYAMCDRSNSKQIVAEMLSYLETADYSIREEMVLKVAVLAEKYAVDYSWYVDTILNLIRIAGDYVSEEVWYRVIQIVINRDDVQGYAAKTVFEALQAPACHENMVKVGGYILGEFGNLIAGDPRSSPLVQFNLLHSKFHLCSVPTRALLLSAYIKFINLFPETKSTIQEVLRSDSQIRNSDVELQQRAVEYLKLSSIASTDVLATVLEEMPPFPERESSILAKLKKKKGPGAVSVNELEEGKREGGELNGGGERGDSSAIAGSNASTPSPSADLLGLRTGPPVTAAAPSAGSLLVDVFSEAGVNDDGFLRFVCKNNGVLFENQLLQIGIKSEYRQNLGRMYLFYGNKTSVQFITFTTTVTCPGELQSQLNVQSKPVEPLIEGGAQVQQVINIECLTDFSDAPLLNIKFRYGGALQNLTLKLPVTINKFFQPTEMASHDFFQRWKQLSLPQQEAQKIFKANHAMDTEVLKAKLLGLGMALLENVDPNPENFVCAGVIQTKAQQVGSLLRLEPNAQAQMYRLTVRSSKDTVSKRLCELLAEQF